Part of the Elusimicrobiota bacterium genome is shown below.
CGACATCCTTCGCTACCTGTCGGCCAGCAAAAAAGAATATTGATCGCCGACCCGGGAACCGAACCCGGGCGCGGGCGTTTCATAAAGAAGAGGTCATCGCCATGGAAACACGTCCCCTGATCATCATCGGCTCCGGCCCCGCGGGTTTCACCGCGGCGCTTTACGCGTCCCGGGCCGGTTTAAAGCCCCTCGTCCTGGGCGGCCTCTTTAAAGGCGGCCAGCCCGGCGGCCAGCTCATGACCACCACCGACGTGGAGAATTTCCCCGGCTTCCCCGACGGGGTCGAAGGCCCGGAACTGATGAAACGGATGCGCCAGCAGGCCCAACGCTTCGGCGCCGAGGTGTTGGACAAGGACGTGGAATCCGTGGATTTTTCCGTCCGCCCCTTCAAAATCGCCACCGACGAAGCCGAATACCTCGCCAAAGCGGTCATTCTCTCGACCGGCGCCACCGCCAAGCGGCTCCACAACGCGGCCGAATCCAAATTCTGGAACCGCGGCATCTCCGCCTGCGCCACCTGCGACGGCGCCCTGCCCCTTTTCCGCAACAAACCCATCGTCGTGATCGGCGGCGGGGACACCGCCATGGAAGAAGCGCTGTACCTCACCCGCTTCGGCTCCGAAGTCGTGGTCCTCCATCGACGGGAAGAATTCCGGGCCTCCCGGGTCATGCTGGAGCGGGCCAAGAAGAACCCCAAAATTAAATTCAAAGTGCCCTACGGCCTGGAAGACACGCACGGTGAAAAGACCCTGGAACAGCTCAAGGTCAAAAACCTCAATACCGGCGCCGTGGAAACGCTGGCGGCGGCGGGCCTCTTTTTGGCCATCGGCCACGAACCGAACACCGCGCTTTTCAAAGACCGAATCAAGTTAGACGACGTGGGGTACATCCTGACCGACGGCCACGCCCGCACCAACGTCGAAGGCGTGTTCGCCGCCGGTGACTGCGTGGACCACGTCTACCGCCAAGCCATCACGGCCGCGGGCCAAGGCTGCATGGCCGCCATTCAAGCCGAGCGCTGGCTGGCGGCCCAAGAATAATTCCCCCTCCCCGCCTCGTCGGCCTCGGCACCGCCCTTCCGTCCCGGAGCGTTTCCCAGGGCGAGGCTCTCGGATTTCTCCTTAAATTCTTTCCCCACCGCCCCGCAACCCGGGCCCTCCTGACCCGGGTCTTCGCCCACGAATCCGTGGAGACCCGCCGGTTGGCGGTGAACCGTCTGTCCGAACTGGCCGACCGGGACCTCGACCGGAAAAATCGCCGATTTGAAAAAACCGCGGTGGCCCTTTCCGCCCGGTCCTTGGCCGACGCCCTTCGCCGGGCCGGGCGATCGGCCCGCCACATCGACTTTTTGGCCGCCACCACCTGCACCGGCTTTCTCTGCCCGGGCCTCGCGCCCCGTACGGCGGACCGGGCCGGCCTTCGACCGGACGTTCGCCTGGCGGACCTCGTGGGCATGGGGTGCGGCGCCGCCCTTCCGGCCCTGCAAACCGCCGCGGATTTTTGCCGCTCCCACCCCGGCGCGCTGGCCGCCGTGGTCAGCACCGAAATTTGTTCCGCGGCTTTTTTCCCCGGCGACGCTCCGGACCTCGTGATTTCCAACGCGCTTTTCGGGGACGGCTCCGCCGCCCTGCTGCGGGGGGCCGGAAATCATCGACGAGGAATCCCTCGTCGTTCCCGCCTGGCGGGACGCCCTCCGCTTTACGACCGACGGCGGCCACCTGCGAAACGTCCTGTCCCCCCGGGTCCCCCTCCTGGCCGCCCGGGCCACCCGTCGGGTGCTCGACGCCGTCCTTCGCCGCCAAACTCGCCCCGCGACATGACGCTGGGCCTGCACGGGGGGCCGGGTGCTGGACGCCCTGGAACGAACGTTGGGTTTGGCTCCCGCCGATCTGGCCGCCAGTCGCGGTCCTCCGCCGTTACGGCAACCTCTCCTCGCCCTCGGTGCTCTTCGCCTTTCGGGAATCCCTGACGCGCTCCCCCGGGCGGCCGGGGGAGGGCCTTTCTGGCCTCCTTCGGCGCCGGGTTTTCGGCCCACGGGCTTCTCCTCCGATTTCCATGAACCTCTTCCCCGACCTTTCCTGTCCCGTGGATTTGGAGGAGTGGATGGACACCCGCCCCCTGGACGACGCCGACGGGGAGGGCGTCTTCGGATTTTTTGAATTCACGAACCGGCGCTTCGGTGGTTTGTCGACGGTGCTAAACCTTTTTATCCGTTGGTCCGCCCGATGGGCTCCGGGGGAACGAATCTCCCTTCTGGACGTGGGGGCCGGCGGCGCGGACATCCCCCGGGCCTTGGTTCGGTGGGCCCGGGCGCGGGGGTTCCGCCTATGGCCGGCGGAACCCCGGCCATCGCCGAAGGGCCCGCGGGCCTGCGCCAATCCCGGAAATTGAATCGAGAAAGACTCGGTGGATGACGGACCACGGGCTCGATGGACGCGTCCCTGTTCCAGTGGCCGTCCGGGCGGGCCGACGCCTTGGCCGCCCTGGACCGGCTGGCCCGCCGGGGGGTGATCGTCAGCGATCTGCGCCGGTCCCTCGGGGGGTATTGGGCCGTGGGGGCCTTGGCCGCCCTGCGCCGGGACCGCGTGGCCTTCCACGACGGGCCCGTCTCCGTTCGCCGGTCCTTTCGCCCGGTCGAGCTGGACCATCTGGCCGCCAGCGCGGGGCTACACTACCTGAAAAGCCGATCCGAGCCCTGGTTCCGCGTGTCTCTCTCGGGGGAAAAACATTTCTAAAACGGCGCTGATCGTCGGCGGCGGACCGGCGGGCGCGGGGGCGGCCTTGGCCCTTTTGGGCGGTGGCTTCGACGTCGAGTTGTTTGAACGCCGACCGGATTTTTCCCCCCGGGTTTGCGGGACCTTCCTGGATGGTGAAGCCCTCCGCCACCTGGACGCCCTCGGCCTGGGAGAACGGGTACGCGGCGAATCCGTCTCCGTCCCCCGCGTCGTGGCGACTTTTCCGCCCGACCGCTCCCGGTCCGTTGATCTTCCGGAGGCCGGCGCCGCCCTGCCCCGTCCTCGCCTGGAAGAAATTCTGATCGATGAAATTCGACGGCGCGGCGGCCGCGTATCGATGGGCGTTCGTCTCTCCCGGAGACGGCGCTCGGACCCTACGCCTGGAAGGCTCCGCCGTGGGCGCGGGTCCGACCCGAAACCGGGAAGCGGACCTCGTGCTTTGGGCCGACGGCCGCTTTTCCACGGGACCGGCCCCGGGCGGCCCCGGCCACTACGGGTGGAACGCGGAATTTGACGGCGTGGCCCAGCGGCCCGGCGACTTGTCCCTTCACTTCGCCGCCCGCGGCTACGTCGGCGTCGTCACCCACCGGGACGGAACCTCCAACATCTGCGGTCTTTACCGACGGAATAACGAACCGTTGGACTGGGAAACGGTTTTTCAACACACCAACACGTCTCGCGGCCCGGCCCGGGCGGCGTGGGGCCCCGCCTTTTCGCGGGCTTGCCCCCGGACGGTGTTTTCCGGGTGGGCGACGCCGGGGCCGTGGGGGACCCTTTTATGGGCGAAGGGATCGGCCGGGCCCTGGCCACGGGGGCGCTCCTTCGGGCGGCCCTGCGGGAGGTCGACGATCGTCCGTTGGTCGAACGCTACCGGGCGCTGTGGAGCGCGTCCTACGGCGGGCGTTTCGCCTTCGGCCTCTGGGCACGGAGGCTTCTGCTCAACCATCGGCTGACCCCTTGGACGCTGAGACCCCTCCTCTCCCCGTGGTGTTGCCCCGGCTCCTGTCCCTCTTTCACCGCGGCTACCGCCCGCCGTCGAGGATCGACGGGCGTTTGGTATAATATCCCCCGTGAAATCCGCCGTTGAAGCGATCCCCAAATCGCCCCCGTTTTCCCCCGACCTCTTCGCCTACCGCCGCCGCAAAACGCGGGCGGTCAAGGTGGGCGAGGTGGGCGTCGGCGGGGACAATCCCCTGCGCCTCCAGTCCATGACCACCACCCGAACCCAGGACACGGATTCCACGGTGAACCAGGCGATCCGGTTGGTCCAGGCCGGGTGCGAAATCGTCCGCATCACCGCCCCCACCGAAGTCGACGCCAAAAACCTCAGGAACATCGCCGCGACCCTCCGGGCCAAAGGCGTCCGCGTGCCCCTGGTGGCCGACATTCATTTCCGTCCCGAGGCGGCCCTGGAGGCCGCGGAACACGTGGAAAAAGTGCGCATCAACCCCGGCAATTTCGCCGACAGTAAAATGTTTAAAACCCGGGAATATTCCGACCGGGAATACGCCGAGGAACTGGAGCGGATTGAGGAACGGTTCACTCCCCTCGTTCTCAAAATGAAAAAGCTGGGCCGGGCGCTC
Proteins encoded:
- the trxB gene encoding thioredoxin-disulfide reductase, which produces METRPLIIIGSGPAGFTAALYASRAGLKPLVLGGLFKGGQPGGQLMTTTDVENFPGFPDGVEGPELMKRMRQQAQRFGAEVLDKDVESVDFSVRPFKIATDEAEYLAKAVILSTGATAKRLHNAAESKFWNRGISACATCDGALPLFRNKPIVVIGGGDTAMEEALYLTRFGSEVVVLHRREEFRASRVMLERAKKNPKIKFKVPYGLEDTHGEKTLEQLKVKNLNTGAVETLAAAGLFLAIGHEPNTALFKDRIKLDDVGYILTDGHARTNVEGVFAAGDCVDHVYRQAITAAGQGCMAAIQAERWLAAQE
- a CDS encoding FAD-dependent monooxygenase translates to MSKTALIVGGGPAGAGAALALLGGGFDVELFERRPDFSPRVCGTFLDGEALRHLDALGLGERVRGESVSVPRVVATFPPDRSRSVDLPEAGAALPRPRLEEILIDEIRRRGGRVSMGVRLSRRRRSDPTPGRLRRGRGSDPKPGSGPRALGRRPLFHGTGPGRPRPLRVERGI